In a single window of the Cyanobacteriota bacterium genome:
- a CDS encoding sulfite oxidase-like oxidoreductase, producing MPGKFFRRPDPALGDRVPPGQHLTNGFPVLTYGATPIIKPDEWQLRVWGLAEPATFTWVDFQQMPQTDFTADFHCVTTWSRLDIQWTGVRIVDFMQHVKLDPRATHVMQHCYGGYTTNLTLEDFLRSENFFAHTLFGEPLPPDHGGPMRTVVPHLYAWKSAKWISGLEFLDHEQLGFWERNGYHRRGEPWAEERYSE from the coding sequence ATGCCTGGCAAATTTTTTCGTCGGCCTGATCCAGCCCTAGGCGATCGCGTCCCTCCTGGTCAACACCTGACCAACGGTTTCCCAGTGCTGACCTACGGGGCAACGCCAATTATCAAGCCAGATGAGTGGCAGCTCCGAGTGTGGGGGCTAGCAGAGCCAGCGACCTTTACATGGGTAGACTTTCAACAGATGCCCCAAACAGACTTTACTGCTGATTTTCATTGCGTGACCACTTGGTCACGGCTGGATATCCAGTGGACAGGGGTGCGCATTGTTGATTTCATGCAACATGTCAAGCTAGACCCAAGGGCGACCCACGTCATGCAACATTGCTATGGCGGTTACACTACTAATCTCACCCTTGAAGATTTTCTCAGGTCAGAAAACTTCTTTGCTCACACTCTATTCGGCGAACCCCTACCGCCCGATCATGGAGGGCCAATGCGGACTGTCGTGCCCCACCTCTATGCCTGGAAGAGTGCAAAGTGGATTAGTGGTCTAGAGTTTCTTGATCATGAGCAACTGGGATTTTGGGAACGCAACGGCTATCATCGCCGGGGTGAGCCTTGGGCAGAAGAGCGTTACAGTGAGTAA
- the rpmF gene encoding 50S ribosomal protein L32, translating into MAVPKKKTSNAKRDQRRANWRRKAAEQAQKALSLGKSILTGRSNFVYPSDEDDSEE; encoded by the coding sequence ATGGCGGTTCCTAAGAAGAAAACCTCAAACGCTAAGCGTGACCAGCGGCGGGCAAACTGGCGGCGTAAGGCGGCTGAGCAGGCACAAAAAGCTCTGTCGTTAGGCAAATCTATTCTGACTGGGCGGTCTAACTTCGTCTATCCCTCTGATGAAGACGATAGTGAAGAGTAG
- the fabZ gene encoding 3-hydroxyacyl-ACP dehydratase FabZ — protein sequence MLTDVDTPDAASSVSDRNSTAASLAPPLFTAEEIYRLLPHRYPFALVDRIIELVPGEKIVGIKNVTFNEPQFQGHFPGRPIMPGVLIIEAMAQVGGVLIAKMPDMPEGILLFAGIDKVRFRRPVVPGDQLVMTIELLRLKQRRFGKVYGKAEVDGQLVADGELLFSLVD from the coding sequence ATGTTGACTGATGTGGATACACCTGACGCAGCTAGTTCTGTGAGCGATCGCAACAGTACCGCTGCATCGCTAGCGCCACCACTATTCACGGCTGAAGAAATCTATCGATTGCTACCCCATCGCTATCCCTTTGCATTGGTTGACCGCATCATTGAACTAGTGCCAGGGGAAAAAATTGTAGGGATTAAAAATGTCACTTTTAATGAGCCGCAGTTCCAAGGTCATTTTCCTGGTCGCCCCATTATGCCAGGGGTTCTGATTATTGAAGCTATGGCCCAGGTTGGTGGTGTGCTAATTGCCAAGATGCCAGACATGCCTGAAGGTATTCTGCTGTTTGCTGGTATTGACAAGGTTCGATTTCGCCGTCCCGTGGTGCCGGGTGACCAACTGGTGATGACGATCGAACTCTTGCGTCTGAAGCAACGTCGCTTTGGTAAGGTGTATGGCAAAGCTGAAGTTGATGGTCAGTTGGTAGCCGATGGCGAATTGCTATTCTCTCTTGTTGACTAG
- the lpxA gene encoding acyl-ACP--UDP-N-acetylglucosamine O-acyltransferase encodes MTPLIHPTAVIDPRAELHPTVQVGAYAVIGGRVTIGAGTVIGHHAIIEGRVEIGERNEIFPGAAIGLASQDMKYDGSDSLVRIGNDNRIREYVTINRANYENEATIIGNGNLLLAYVHVGHDCIIEDQVVITNAVSIGGHVYVESRARIGGMVGIHQFVHIGRLAMVGAMSRIDRDVPPYVLVEGNPSRIRTLNLVGLKRAGVTDLDNGRTFQLLKKAFRLLYRSELTFQEALEQVGQLAHDDYLQHLYQFLLLSQTPGRRGLIPGRRGHQEEE; translated from the coding sequence ATGACACCGTTAATTCACCCTACTGCTGTTATTGATCCTCGTGCCGAACTACATCCTACGGTACAGGTTGGTGCCTATGCGGTGATTGGTGGTCGAGTTACGATCGGGGCAGGAACTGTTATTGGGCATCATGCCATCATCGAGGGCCGGGTAGAAATTGGAGAGCGCAACGAAATCTTTCCGGGAGCTGCAATTGGGTTGGCTTCTCAGGATATGAAATATGACGGATCCGATAGCTTGGTACGAATTGGCAATGATAATCGTATCCGTGAATATGTAACGATTAATCGCGCTAACTACGAAAATGAAGCAACAATCATTGGCAATGGTAATTTGCTCCTTGCCTACGTGCATGTTGGGCATGACTGCATTATTGAAGACCAAGTAGTTATCACAAATGCTGTGTCTATCGGTGGCCATGTTTACGTAGAGTCACGTGCTCGTATCGGCGGCATGGTTGGTATTCATCAGTTCGTTCACATTGGACGGCTAGCGATGGTGGGGGCAATGAGTCGTATCGATCGTGATGTTCCTCCCTATGTGTTGGTAGAAGGCAATCCGTCTCGCATTCGCACCTTGAACTTAGTAGGGCTAAAGCGAGCAGGCGTAACCGACTTAGACAATGGCCGAACCTTTCAATTGTTGAAAAAAGCATTTCGGCTGCTGTATCGGTCTGAGCTAACGTTTCAGGAAGCCCTAGAGCAAGTAGGCCAGTTGGCCCATGATGACTATCTGCAACATCTATATCAGTTCTTGCTGTTGTCTCAAACGCCAGGACGGCGAGGCTTGATTCCAGGGCGGCGTGGTCACCAGGAGGAGGAGTGA